Proteins from a genomic interval of Bradyrhizobium sp. CCBAU 53340:
- a CDS encoding DUF2778 domain-containing protein, with protein sequence MLSMAAIALALGAAAWVADIGDSTPLVTAALPPANAPSFEDRFASLSVNPPTRDLGLRTMERSALDAVQLKLRDAKAMLAQKLQADDWRSTLADNDQPATEETPKPAQRADAVPMPRSRPVQADFSAQIASSQAYADANPRVDNRNFFEKFTDKIRLASLTPGDGLLGRAPDLAALGYDSKTAVYDIKAKALYLPSGVAIEAHSGMGALMDDPDHVDQRMVGATPPATYDLKPREKLFHGVRALRMTPTDGTSALGRVGLLTHTYMLGPRGDSNGCVSIKDYDRFLKAYDNGEFNRLVVVPSLRGATTASQRGSTDS encoded by the coding sequence CTGCTGTCTATGGCTGCCATCGCGCTGGCGCTGGGCGCCGCTGCGTGGGTCGCTGACATCGGCGACTCGACACCGCTGGTCACCGCCGCACTGCCGCCGGCCAATGCACCGTCGTTCGAAGACCGTTTCGCCTCGCTGTCGGTTAACCCGCCGACTCGCGACCTCGGCCTGCGGACGATGGAACGCTCCGCTCTGGATGCGGTCCAGCTCAAGCTTCGCGATGCCAAGGCGATGCTCGCCCAAAAGCTCCAGGCTGACGACTGGCGTTCGACCTTGGCCGACAACGACCAGCCCGCGACCGAAGAGACACCGAAGCCAGCACAGCGCGCCGATGCCGTTCCGATGCCGCGCTCGCGACCGGTCCAGGCAGACTTCTCCGCGCAGATCGCCTCGAGCCAGGCCTATGCCGACGCCAATCCCCGAGTCGACAACCGCAACTTCTTCGAAAAATTCACTGACAAGATCAGGCTCGCTTCGCTGACCCCCGGCGACGGCCTGCTCGGCAGGGCGCCGGATCTCGCCGCGCTCGGCTACGATTCGAAGACGGCGGTCTATGACATCAAGGCCAAGGCGCTTTACCTGCCGAGCGGCGTCGCGATCGAAGCCCATTCGGGCATGGGCGCGCTGATGGACGATCCTGACCATGTCGACCAGCGCATGGTGGGCGCGACTCCGCCGGCGACCTACGATCTCAAGCCGCGGGAAAAACTGTTCCACGGCGTTCGCGCGCTGCGCATGACGCCGACTGACGGCACCAGCGCGCTCGGCCGCGTCGGCCTGCTCACCCATACCTACATGCTCGGGCCGCGCGGCGATTCCAACGGCTGCGTCTCGATCAAGGACTATGATCGCTTCCTCAAGGCTTACGACAATGGCGAGTTCAATCGCCTGGTCGTGGTCCCGAGCCTGCGCGGTGCGACGACCGCCTCGCAGCGCGGCAGCACCGATTCCTGA
- a CDS encoding DUF1810 domain-containing protein, translating into MTDPFDLERFLRAQEPVFHAVQGELTEGRKQSHWMWFVFPQIAGLGFSAMSQRYAIGSRAEAKAYLAHPVLGPRLVECTRLVLAVQGRTIHAILGAPDDAKFRSSMTLFGAVSDEPVFDEALARYFAGEPDGATLQILASLDQAAG; encoded by the coding sequence ATGACCGATCCTTTCGATCTAGAGCGCTTCCTGAGAGCCCAAGAGCCGGTTTTTCACGCCGTCCAGGGAGAATTGACCGAGGGACGGAAGCAAAGCCACTGGATGTGGTTCGTCTTTCCCCAAATCGCCGGACTCGGCTTCAGCGCCATGTCGCAGCGTTACGCCATCGGCTCGCGGGCGGAGGCCAAGGCCTATCTCGCCCATCCCGTCCTCGGCCCGCGCCTGGTCGAATGCACCCGCCTCGTCCTCGCAGTGCAGGGGCGAACCATCCATGCGATCCTCGGCGCGCCTGACGATGCCAAATTCCGCTCGTCGATGACGCTGTTCGGCGCCGTGTCCGACGAACCCGTTTTCGACGAAGCGCTGGCCCGGTATTTCGCCGGCGAGCCCGATGGCGCGACGCTGCAGATTCTCGCGTCCCTCGATCAAGCGGCCGGGTGA
- a CDS encoding methyl-accepting chemotaxis protein has translation MKIGTLLTTAIVSLSTVGGGLAVYVAVTKYQTIERITETQGRLTIVRAVSDIPRYLNPERGFATNILYGPATVDPAQLAEHDKLRKQTDGARDRMNAVRKDLPGPFDDGTTIGSNIDSLNAKFTALREAVDKAIAGPAEARKDAARKIVADNAVLNAGVTALLNEQVRRMAILNGDAYRQASYANIAMTLRDIGGLNASLHKNLVGSKKVATDAEKADIARTQGRNDQLVMSLQELRGNPTTPANVASALETMNTDYVEGFGHEQKLVKEGAVSGKYEHDLATYYAASQVGLGAIIGVRDAFYDNAEQILAGASSAARTSFTIALAGLLAVLIASGGLIVMVRRRVCVPIVSLTTRMSRLADGDVAEEIPGAERSDEIGAMAAAVQVFKDNMIRADRLAAEKQAENDGKMRRAQALDELTRAFEAKVGELVGGLSQASSTMESTAQSMTSTAAQTNSQAAVVAAASEQTSTNVQTVASATEELTSSIAEIGRQVAQSTEIAARAVDNARRTGDTARALAEGAQKIGDVVTLIQSIAEQTNLLALNATIEAARAGDAGRGFAVVASEVKSLAGQTAKATTEISEQITAIQTASDETVAAIRNVADVIAEIDQIGTAIAAAIEEQGSATKEIARSVQEAARGTQEVNSNISGVQRAADDTGTAARDVLSAAEQLSTQSRDLAGQFDRFLGEVRAA, from the coding sequence ATGAAAATCGGTACGCTGCTGACCACCGCCATCGTCTCGCTCTCGACCGTCGGCGGCGGCCTCGCAGTCTACGTCGCCGTGACGAAGTACCAGACGATCGAGCGGATCACGGAGACACAGGGCCGGCTCACGATCGTCCGCGCCGTCAGCGACATCCCGCGTTATCTCAACCCCGAGCGCGGCTTTGCCACCAACATCCTCTATGGGCCCGCGACCGTCGACCCGGCGCAGCTCGCCGAGCATGACAAGCTGCGCAAGCAGACCGACGGCGCCCGCGATCGGATGAATGCGGTGCGCAAGGATTTGCCCGGTCCGTTCGACGACGGCACCACCATCGGCAGCAACATCGACAGCCTCAATGCGAAGTTCACGGCCCTGCGCGAAGCCGTCGACAAGGCGATCGCGGGACCTGCGGAGGCGCGCAAGGACGCCGCCAGGAAGATCGTCGCGGACAATGCCGTGCTCAACGCCGGCGTGACCGCGCTGCTCAACGAGCAGGTCCGCCGCATGGCGATCCTCAACGGCGATGCCTATCGCCAGGCGAGCTATGCCAACATCGCGATGACGCTGCGAGACATCGGCGGCCTCAACGCCAGCCTGCACAAGAACCTCGTCGGCTCGAAGAAGGTGGCGACCGACGCAGAGAAGGCCGACATCGCCCGCACCCAGGGGCGCAACGACCAGCTCGTGATGTCGCTCCAGGAGCTGCGCGGCAACCCGACCACGCCGGCCAATGTCGCATCCGCACTGGAGACGATGAACACCGACTATGTCGAGGGCTTCGGCCATGAGCAGAAGCTCGTCAAGGAAGGCGCGGTCAGCGGCAAATACGAGCACGACCTCGCCACCTATTACGCCGCATCGCAAGTCGGCCTCGGCGCGATCATCGGCGTCCGCGACGCCTTCTATGACAACGCCGAGCAAATTCTCGCCGGCGCCTCCAGCGCCGCGCGTACCAGCTTCACGATCGCACTTGCCGGCCTGCTCGCCGTGCTGATCGCGAGCGGCGGCCTCATCGTGATGGTCCGCCGTCGCGTCTGCGTCCCGATCGTCAGCCTGACGACCCGGATGTCGCGGCTCGCCGACGGCGACGTCGCCGAGGAGATCCCCGGGGCCGAGCGCTCCGACGAGATCGGCGCGATGGCCGCCGCCGTCCAGGTGTTCAAGGACAACATGATCCGCGCCGACCGGCTTGCCGCCGAGAAGCAGGCCGAGAACGACGGCAAGATGCGCCGCGCCCAGGCGCTCGACGAATTGACCCGCGCCTTCGAAGCCAAGGTCGGCGAACTTGTCGGCGGCCTGTCGCAGGCGTCCTCCACCATGGAGAGCACCGCACAGTCGATGACCTCGACGGCGGCCCAGACCAACAGCCAGGCCGCGGTTGTCGCTGCCGCCTCCGAGCAGACCTCGACCAACGTGCAGACGGTCGCAAGTGCCACCGAAGAGCTGACCTCCTCGATCGCCGAGATCGGCCGTCAGGTCGCGCAATCGACCGAGATCGCGGCCCGCGCGGTCGACAATGCCCGCCGCACCGGCGACACGGCGCGAGCGCTTGCCGAGGGCGCGCAGAAGATCGGCGACGTCGTCACGCTGATCCAGAGCATCGCCGAACAGACCAACCTGCTGGCACTCAACGCCACGATCGAGGCCGCCCGTGCCGGCGATGCCGGCCGCGGCTTTGCAGTCGTCGCGTCCGAGGTGAAGTCGCTGGCCGGCCAGACTGCCAAGGCGACCACCGAGATCTCCGAGCAGATCACGGCGATCCAGACCGCGAGCGACGAGACCGTGGCCGCGATTCGCAACGTCGCCGACGTGATCGCCGAGATCGACCAGATCGGCACCGCGATTGCGGCCGCGATCGAAGAGCAGGGATCGGCGACCAAGGAGATCGCCCGCAGCGTCCAGGAAGCCGCCCGCGGCACCCAGGAGGTCAACAGCAACATTTCAGGCGTGCAGCGCGCCGCCGACGACACCGGTACGGCCGCGAGGGACGTGCTCAGCGCAGCCGAGCAGCTCTCAACCCAGTCGCGCGACCTCGCCGGCCAGTTCGACCGTTTCCTCGGCGAGGTCAGGGCGGCTTAG
- a CDS encoding acyltransferase, with translation MRGYAAVSVLAFHACALSWDTIATGMAPVVVFFVLSGFLLARSLDRDSDPFAFVRHRLFRLLPAAVTTVLLLTLAYQSVGFYMGLMPPSFDPLNIVLNALLIRSDINGVMWSLTVECVAIPVILMSHALLRRHGTIPVWTLVAILVALSFWGPYVHVLDGATNLAPLYAFVVGLLLQSGGALPGDSSQSMLQPSRATVVGSAAFAVMVIVAVRKQTAVTIAFETLCASALVYLAAFGSRKLAVLGPFDFGIVRFYGRISYSFYLLHMIGLAIAARLLPFDQQPVVRAAILFVAALLITTPAAWLMWRFVEMPFIDLGRRRLVAKAADVVGRL, from the coding sequence ATGCGTGGGTATGCGGCGGTATCGGTGCTTGCGTTCCATGCCTGCGCGCTGTCCTGGGACACCATCGCTACCGGAATGGCACCGGTCGTCGTGTTCTTCGTGCTCAGCGGGTTCCTGCTCGCCCGATCGCTGGATCGCGATTCTGATCCGTTTGCCTTCGTGCGTCACCGTCTGTTCAGACTGCTGCCGGCCGCAGTCACGACAGTCCTGCTGCTGACGTTGGCCTATCAGAGCGTCGGCTTCTACATGGGCTTGATGCCGCCTTCGTTCGACCCGCTCAACATTGTTCTCAATGCGTTGCTCATCAGGAGCGACATCAACGGCGTGATGTGGTCCCTGACCGTGGAATGCGTCGCGATTCCGGTGATCCTGATGTCGCACGCGCTCCTGAGGCGACATGGAACGATCCCGGTGTGGACCCTAGTCGCAATTCTCGTCGCGCTCTCGTTCTGGGGGCCCTATGTGCACGTGCTGGACGGTGCCACCAATCTTGCGCCACTCTATGCCTTCGTGGTCGGCCTGCTTCTGCAATCGGGCGGGGCCTTGCCGGGCGATTCATCGCAATCGATGCTGCAGCCGTCTCGGGCGACCGTCGTCGGCTCTGCTGCGTTCGCCGTCATGGTCATTGTCGCGGTTCGCAAGCAGACCGCAGTCACGATCGCTTTTGAAACGCTTTGCGCGTCGGCGCTCGTGTATCTTGCCGCCTTCGGTTCGCGCAAACTGGCCGTGCTCGGACCGTTCGATTTCGGCATCGTTCGGTTCTACGGACGCATATCTTACAGTTTCTATCTTCTGCACATGATCGGGCTTGCGATTGCGGCCCGTCTGTTGCCATTCGACCAGCAGCCGGTGGTGCGCGCAGCGATCCTGTTCGTGGCGGCGTTGTTGATCACGACGCCCGCGGCCTGGCTGATGTGGCGCTTCGTCGAGATGCCCTTCATCGATCTCGGCCGCAGGCGGCTGGTGGCAAAGGCCGCCGACGTCGTGGGGCGGCTCTAA
- a CDS encoding NADPH-dependent FMN reductase — protein MSNRILVLYGSYRSDRMGIRLANFVIDRLRSRGEEVEFIDAKAIGLPMLDRMYKEYPAGAAPEALEKLAGQIRGADGFVFVTGEYNWGIQPGLKNLTDHFLEEWFWRPAAIVSYSAGRLSGARASTAWHGTLSEMGMVVISSTIGVGPIAQTLSAESQPIGEGGKALERAFPRFADDLTWWIEAAKAQRARKAPPY, from the coding sequence ATGAGCAACCGCATCCTCGTCCTCTACGGTTCTTACCGTTCCGACCGCATGGGCATCCGTCTTGCGAATTTCGTCATCGATCGCCTGCGCAGCCGCGGCGAGGAGGTCGAGTTCATCGACGCCAAGGCGATCGGTCTGCCGATGCTCGACCGCATGTACAAGGAATATCCAGCGGGCGCCGCGCCAGAAGCGCTGGAGAAGCTGGCTGGCCAGATCCGCGGCGCCGACGGCTTTGTCTTTGTCACCGGCGAATACAATTGGGGCATTCAGCCGGGCTTGAAGAATCTCACCGACCATTTCCTGGAGGAATGGTTCTGGCGACCGGCTGCGATCGTGAGCTATTCCGCCGGCCGCCTGTCCGGCGCGCGCGCCTCGACGGCCTGGCACGGCACGCTGTCGGAGATGGGCATGGTGGTGATCTCCAGCACCATCGGTGTCGGCCCTATCGCGCAGACGCTGTCGGCCGAAAGCCAGCCGATCGGCGAGGGCGGCAAGGCGCTGGAGCGCGCGTTCCCGCGCTTCGCCGATGATCTGACGTGGTGGATCGAGGCCGCGAAAGCGCAGCGTGCGCGCAAGGCGCCGCCGTATTGA
- a CDS encoding FIST N-terminal domain-containing protein, which translates to MLSLFSQASHKQAAPSIVPEVHDEAPAFREAGAIKVLESDDRLQNISEGDFVVEGARSPLAIAFISPHCDFARVVSSLQRLAGSTPVIAISSAGELCSAGASLYKPTGTSWSSVVVQIFPADLLQSVSIHSVSLHNDDIRKGEPSKAHDARIEAIAREVAAIRTPFAVNVRDTIAFALVDGVSASENYFMEAVYKSGKFPCAFVGGSAGGKLDFKNTYLYDGRRVLENHALIAFLKLAPGRAYSIFKTQNFRKSGKSFVVMGADPDRRTASGIMEGSEIKPFASAVAKALNTTPANLMSMMTKYSFGIEVGGDLFVRSVAGIDQASGVVSFFCDVNSGDRLELLEATDFVDQTRRDLEAFLRGKPPAIGAILNDCILRRLNNESQLRNMSNMWPMPVAGFSTFGELFGININQTLTAIVFFDVSKKPLDDPFIEMFPIHYAHFVEYFTRTHLSRMVLLNQIKDGIVQRLTEYLSASATLSGKVEGALQQTASINTMVREIRSVILTSAQSAAKATDTTALSQEFAGLTQAMNGLRDILKIIDTIAGQTNLLALNATIESARAGEAGRGFSVVATEVKKLAQDTRSSLTRTHASIGGMETSLESLGANINETRGQLIQTQDGYNSIVAQIEEMFKNLQMINAVLADLETFVRDRNGALTSAMNDIETLKRIG; encoded by the coding sequence ATGCTCTCGTTGTTTTCTCAGGCAAGTCATAAGCAGGCCGCCCCGTCGATCGTTCCGGAGGTCCACGATGAGGCGCCGGCCTTCCGTGAAGCCGGCGCGATCAAGGTGCTGGAAAGTGACGACCGGCTGCAAAATATTTCCGAAGGTGACTTCGTCGTGGAGGGCGCGCGCTCGCCGCTCGCCATCGCGTTCATCTCGCCGCATTGCGATTTCGCGCGCGTCGTATCGTCGCTGCAAAGGCTGGCGGGCTCGACGCCGGTGATCGCGATATCGAGCGCCGGCGAGCTGTGCTCGGCAGGGGCCTCGCTCTACAAGCCGACGGGGACGAGCTGGTCGTCGGTCGTCGTGCAGATCTTCCCGGCGGACTTGCTCCAGTCGGTCAGCATCCACAGTGTGAGCCTCCACAACGACGACATCCGCAAGGGCGAGCCATCGAAGGCACATGACGCGCGCATCGAGGCGATCGCGCGCGAGGTCGCGGCGATCAGGACGCCCTTTGCGGTCAACGTTCGCGATACGATCGCCTTCGCGCTCGTGGACGGCGTGTCGGCGTCGGAGAACTATTTCATGGAGGCGGTGTACAAGAGCGGCAAGTTTCCGTGCGCCTTCGTCGGCGGCTCCGCCGGCGGCAAGCTCGATTTCAAGAACACCTATCTCTATGACGGCCGGCGAGTTCTCGAAAACCACGCCCTCATCGCTTTCCTGAAGCTGGCGCCGGGACGGGCCTACAGCATCTTCAAGACGCAGAACTTCAGGAAGTCCGGAAAATCCTTCGTCGTGATGGGCGCCGATCCGGATCGGCGGACCGCCTCGGGCATCATGGAGGGGAGCGAGATCAAGCCGTTCGCTTCCGCAGTGGCGAAAGCGCTGAACACCACGCCGGCGAACCTGATGTCGATGATGACGAAGTATTCCTTCGGCATCGAGGTTGGCGGGGACCTGTTCGTTCGCTCGGTCGCAGGCATCGACCAGGCCAGCGGTGTCGTCTCCTTCTTCTGCGACGTCAACTCTGGCGACAGGCTGGAGCTGCTCGAAGCCACCGATTTCGTGGACCAGACGCGACGCGATCTCGAAGCCTTCCTGCGCGGCAAGCCGCCGGCGATCGGCGCGATCCTCAACGACTGCATCCTGCGCCGGTTGAACAACGAGAGCCAGCTCCGCAACATGAGCAACATGTGGCCGATGCCGGTCGCCGGCTTTTCCACCTTCGGCGAGCTGTTCGGGATCAACATCAACCAGACCCTGACCGCGATCGTGTTCTTCGACGTCAGCAAGAAGCCGTTGGACGATCCGTTCATCGAGATGTTTCCGATCCACTACGCGCATTTCGTCGAATATTTCACGCGCACCCACCTCAGCCGCATGGTCCTGCTGAACCAGATCAAGGACGGCATCGTCCAGCGTCTGACGGAATATCTGAGCGCCAGCGCCACGTTGAGTGGAAAGGTCGAGGGCGCGCTGCAGCAGACGGCTTCGATCAACACGATGGTGAGGGAAATCCGCTCGGTCATCCTGACCAGCGCACAGTCGGCGGCGAAGGCGACCGACACCACCGCGCTGTCGCAGGAGTTCGCCGGCCTCACCCAGGCGATGAACGGCCTGCGGGATATCCTGAAGATCATCGATACGATCGCGGGCCAGACCAATCTGCTCGCGCTCAACGCAACCATCGAATCGGCGCGCGCCGGCGAGGCGGGACGCGGCTTCTCGGTGGTGGCAACCGAGGTGAAGAAGCTCGCGCAGGATACAAGGAGCAGCCTCACGCGGACCCATGCCTCGATCGGCGGCATGGAAACCTCGCTCGAGTCGCTCGGAGCCAACATCAACGAGACCCGGGGCCAGTTGATCCAGACCCAGGACGGCTACAACAGCATCGTGGCGCAGATCGAGGAGATGTTCAAGAATCTTCAGATGATCAACGCCGTGCTGGCGGACCTCGAAACCTTCGTGCGCGACCGCAATGGCGCATTGACCAGCGCCATGAACGACATCGAGACGCTCAAGCGGATCGGGTAG
- a CDS encoding nitroreductase family protein: MEFETLVQSRRSARGFKNEPVPRAVIEAVIERAKRACASSASPTSAGKSACIGRCER, translated from the coding sequence GTGGAATTCGAAACACTGGTCCAGTCGCGCCGCAGTGCGCGTGGTTTCAAGAATGAGCCGGTGCCGCGCGCAGTGATCGAGGCGGTCATCGAACGCGCCAAGCGTGCGTGCGCTTCGTCGGCTTCGCCGACCAGCGCTGGCAAATCTGCGTGCATCGGCAGATGTGAGCGGTGA
- a CDS encoding alpha/beta hydrolase, whose amino-acid sequence MPAPLDPVVAEIIPKLPLRDPATMTPQSARESLRALAAARAAVPPPPVDTVQDIKVKGGADPLDARVYKVGSAPAPTVVFFHGGGWVAGDLETHDRQARNLAIETGAVVVSVDYRRPPEVRFPGAFEDAFAAASDVFNRVGEFGGDAARLGVAGDSAGGNLAAATAIACRDAGIKLAAQLLVYPVTDVVGSYADASENARFPSRAENAEGYFLSRAVMQWFAGHYLADSNHAADWRVSPLRATSLAGLAPAIVTTAWFDPLRDEGAAYAKALEAAGVRVKHHEGAGLIHGYFGLGDASEVARAEAQRARADFRVLLARGI is encoded by the coding sequence ATGCCCGCGCCGCTCGACCCCGTTGTCGCAGAGATCATTCCGAAGCTGCCGCTGCGCGATCCCGCGACGATGACGCCACAGAGCGCCCGCGAGTCCTTGCGCGCCCTCGCTGCCGCGCGCGCGGCCGTGCCGCCCCCGCCCGTCGATACCGTGCAGGATATCAAGGTGAAAGGCGGCGCCGACCCGCTCGATGCTCGGGTCTACAAGGTCGGCAGTGCGCCTGCGCCCACTGTCGTGTTCTTCCATGGTGGCGGCTGGGTCGCGGGCGACCTCGAGACCCACGACCGGCAGGCGCGCAATCTCGCCATCGAGACCGGCGCGGTCGTGGTGTCCGTCGACTATCGCCGCCCGCCGGAGGTGCGCTTTCCCGGTGCGTTCGAGGATGCCTTCGCGGCGGCGAGCGACGTGTTCAATCGCGTCGGGGAATTTGGCGGCGATGCCGCGCGGCTCGGCGTTGCCGGCGACAGCGCCGGCGGCAATCTCGCAGCGGCAACCGCTATCGCCTGCCGCGATGCCGGCATCAAGCTCGCCGCGCAATTGCTGGTCTATCCCGTGACCGACGTCGTGGGCTCCTATGCAGACGCGAGCGAGAACGCACGCTTCCCCTCGCGCGCCGAGAATGCAGAAGGCTATTTCCTCTCCCGTGCCGTGATGCAATGGTTCGCCGGCCATTATCTTGCCGACAGCAATCACGCCGCCGACTGGCGGGTCTCGCCGCTCCGCGCCACCTCGCTCGCGGGCCTTGCGCCGGCGATCGTGACCACCGCCTGGTTCGATCCGCTGCGCGACGAAGGCGCGGCCTATGCGAAAGCGCTGGAGGCCGCCGGCGTGCGGGTGAAGCATCATGAAGGCGCCGGCCTGATCCACGGCTATTTCGGTCTCGGCGATGCCTCCGAGGTCGCCCGCGCCGAGGCGCAGCGTGCGCGCGCCGACTTCAGGGTGTTGCTGGCGCGCGGGATCTGA
- a CDS encoding type II asparaginase, whose translation MLQFRVRDHMMATMGVLFALLVSLDVANARGPGLPNVMVLATGGTIAGSGASSTTVVGYTAATVGIETLLNAVPELKTVANVKGEQVFQIASENMNNDYWLKLAKRVNTLLAQDDVDGIVITHGTDTIEETSYFLDLVVKSKKPVVIVGAMRPSTAISADGPINLFNAVILAGSEEAVGKGVLVALNDQINAARDVTKNNTSTADTFRTPELGFLGYMQGNKPYFYRQSTRRHTADSEFDVSNLDTLPQVDIVYGYANMNRVAIDAFVAAGAKGIVHAGVGDGSLARPAVEPALDEARKKGVVIVRSSRVGNGIVARNGEAKDDEHDFVVSDTLNPQKARILLMLALTKTSDTKEIQRMFYTY comes from the coding sequence ATGTTGCAGTTTCGAGTGCGTGATCACATGATGGCGACGATGGGCGTGCTGTTTGCACTGCTCGTCAGTCTTGACGTTGCGAACGCAAGGGGCCCCGGCCTGCCCAATGTCATGGTTCTCGCAACCGGTGGCACGATCGCCGGCAGCGGGGCGAGCAGCACCACGGTGGTCGGTTACACCGCAGCCACAGTCGGCATCGAGACCCTGCTCAACGCCGTCCCCGAACTGAAGACGGTAGCCAACGTCAAGGGCGAGCAGGTTTTCCAGATCGCCAGCGAGAACATGAACAACGACTACTGGCTGAAGCTCGCCAAGCGCGTCAACACGCTGCTCGCGCAGGACGACGTCGACGGGATCGTGATCACGCACGGAACCGATACGATCGAGGAGACCAGCTATTTCCTGGACCTCGTCGTCAAGAGCAAGAAGCCTGTCGTCATCGTCGGCGCGATGCGGCCGTCGACGGCGATCAGCGCGGATGGGCCGATCAACCTGTTCAATGCGGTGATCCTCGCAGGCAGCGAGGAGGCCGTCGGCAAGGGCGTGCTGGTTGCTCTCAACGATCAGATCAACGCGGCGCGCGACGTCACCAAGAACAACACCTCGACGGCAGACACCTTCCGCACGCCCGAGCTCGGCTTTCTCGGCTACATGCAGGGCAACAAGCCCTATTTCTATCGTCAATCGACCCGGCGGCACACGGCGGATTCCGAATTCGACGTCTCCAACCTCGATACCCTGCCGCAGGTCGATATCGTCTACGGCTACGCCAACATGAACCGGGTCGCGATCGACGCTTTTGTCGCCGCGGGCGCCAAGGGGATCGTGCATGCCGGCGTCGGTGACGGCAGCCTGGCCCGGCCCGCGGTCGAGCCGGCGCTCGATGAGGCTCGCAAGAAGGGTGTCGTGATCGTCAGGAGCAGCCGTGTCGGCAACGGCATCGTCGCGCGCAACGGCGAAGCCAAGGACGACGAGCACGACTTCGTCGTCTCCGATACGCTCAATCCGCAGAAGGCCCGAATCCTGCTGATGCTGGCGCTGACCAAGACATCAGACACCAAGGAAATCCAGCGGATGTTCTACACCTACTAG
- a CDS encoding MBL fold metallo-hydrolase: MKQLRIGDITIDAVIEREGPWRRPQDFFPAYDEAVFRHHLPTMEPEVFDAARGMIVITYQTFVVRTPRYTILVDTCTGEDKGHPPPFDFPGKERWRNELFALGIGFEQIDYVFCTHLHIDHTGWNTTLRDGRWVPTFPNAKYVFHKREYAAWEAENAKGNNPPGTVFRDNCLPIVEAGQALLVDDDYALDDTVTLTPTPGHSPCHCCVNIFSKGQRAVVAGDLMHHQIQCREPEWSSKPDWDAKQSAVSRRKFFASVADTDTLILPIHFPAPTVGVIKPFGAAFDYRFKRE; this comes from the coding sequence GTGAAGCAGCTTCGGATCGGCGACATCACCATCGATGCGGTGATCGAGCGGGAAGGGCCATGGCGGCGCCCGCAGGATTTTTTCCCGGCGTATGACGAGGCCGTATTCAGGCATCATCTGCCGACGATGGAGCCGGAGGTGTTCGACGCCGCGCGCGGCATGATCGTCATCACCTATCAGACCTTTGTCGTGCGGACGCCGCGCTACACCATTCTGGTCGATACCTGCACCGGCGAGGATAAGGGCCATCCGCCGCCGTTCGATTTTCCGGGCAAGGAACGCTGGCGCAACGAATTGTTCGCGCTCGGCATCGGCTTCGAGCAGATCGACTACGTCTTCTGCACGCATCTGCACATCGACCATACCGGCTGGAACACCACGCTCCGTGATGGCCGCTGGGTGCCGACGTTCCCGAATGCGAAATACGTCTTCCACAAGCGCGAGTATGCAGCCTGGGAGGCCGAAAACGCCAAGGGCAACAATCCGCCCGGCACGGTGTTTCGCGACAATTGCCTGCCGATCGTCGAGGCAGGGCAGGCGCTGCTGGTCGACGACGATTATGCGCTTGACGACACCGTCACGTTGACGCCGACGCCAGGGCATTCGCCCTGCCATTGCTGCGTGAACATCTTCTCGAAAGGCCAGCGCGCGGTGGTCGCCGGCGACCTCATGCATCACCAGATCCAATGCCGCGAGCCGGAGTGGTCGTCGAAGCCCGATTGGGACGCGAAGCAGTCGGCGGTGTCGCGGCGGAAGTTCTTCGCCTCCGTCGCGGACACCGACACGCTGATCCTGCCGATCCATTTTCCGGCGCCGACGGTCGGAGTGATCAAACCGTTCGGCGCCGCGTTTGATTACCGCTTCAAGCGGGAGTAG